A part of Aegilops tauschii subsp. strangulata cultivar AL8/78 chromosome 2, Aet v6.0, whole genome shotgun sequence genomic DNA contains:
- the LOC109731787 gene encoding uncharacterized protein, with protein sequence MARAPLLLLLPLLAALCLASLAPGANAAGRKMVGVYELRKGDFSAKVTNWGATVTSVVFPDSKGNLGDVVLGYDTIAEYVNGSSYFGALVGRVANRVAKARFVLDGKVYHLYANDGKNALHGGHRGFSKVIWTVKEYVSGGDSPHITLYYHSFDGEQGFPGALDVYVTYELSSPYVLSVRMNATALDKATPVNLAQHTYWNLGGQGSGDVLGNTVQLFASQYTPVDATLIPTGQLAPVAGTPYDLRAPTAVREHLRQVVGGSSNGSTIYGYDINYVVDGDARALRKVAAVRDGASGRALELWADQPGVQFYTGNFLQDVKGKGGRVYGQYGALCLETQGFPDAVNHPDFPSQIVRPGQAAYKHDMVFKFSF encoded by the exons ATGGCCAGAGCAccgctgctgcttcttcttcctcttctcgcGGCGCTGTGCCTCGCGTCCTTGGCCCCCGGCGCCAATGCGGCGGGGAGGAAGATGGTCGGCGTCTACGAGCTCAGGAAGGGAGATTTCTCTGCCAAGGTGACCAACTGGGGCGCCACCGTCACGTCCGTCGTCTTTCCGGATTCCAAAG GGAATTTGGGCGATGTCGTCCTTGGCTATGACACCATCGCTGAATATGTT AACGGATCCAGTTACTTTGGAGCGCTTGTTGGACGAGTAGCCAACAGGGTTGCCAAGGCGCGCTTCGTGCTCGATGGAAAAGTCTACCACCTATATGCCAACGATGGCAAGAACGCACTTCATG GTGGCCATAGGGGCTTCAGCAAAGTTATATGGACGGTGAAGGAATATGTTAGTGGGGGTGACTCCCCACACATCACACTGTACTACCATAGCTTCGACGGAGAACAAG GTTTCCCCGGGGCCCTGGACGTGTACGTGACGTACGAGCTGTCGAGCCCGTACGTGCTGAGCGTGCGCATGAACGCGACGGCGCTGGACAAGGCCACCCCGGTGAACCTGGCGCAGCACACGTACTGGAACCTGGGCGGCCAGGGCAGCGGCGACGTCCTGGGCAACACGGTCCAGCTGTTCGCGTCCCAGTACACGCCCGTGGACGCCACGCTCATCCCGACGGGGCAGCTGGCGCCCGTGGCCGGCACGCCCTACGACCTCCGGGCGCCCACCGCCGTGCGCGAGCACCTCCGCCAGGTCGTGGGCGGCAGCAGCAACGGCAGCACCATCTACGGCTACGACATCAACTACGTGGTCGACGGGGACGCGCGCGCGCTGCGCAAGGTGGCGGCCGTCCGGGACGGCGCGTCCGGGCGCGCGCTGGAGCTGTGGGCGGACCAGCCCGGCGTGCAGTTCTACACCGGCAACTTCCTCCAGGACGTCAAGGGGAAGGGCGGCAGGGTGTACGGGCAGTACGGCGCGCTGTGCCTCGAGACGCAGGGGTTCCCCGACGCCGTGAACCACCCCGACTTCCCGTCGCAGATTGTGAGGCCTGGCCAGGCGGCGTACAAGCATGACATGGTGTTCAAGTTCTCCTTCTAG